TGGGACCCTGGTGGAGGACGGACTCTTGGGTTATCGGATTCTGGGACCCGGCGGTTGCATCGCCGTGACGGTTCCCTGGTGACGCGCCGCGCAGCACGGGAGGGGCTCAATGAAAACAAACCTTTATCGCGACGGAATGGCTCGGCTGGAAGCGGGGGACGTGAAGGAGGGGCGCCGGTTGCTGGAGGAGGCGCTGCGGGCAAGTCCCGATGACGCGGAGGTGATGCACGGGCTGGCGCTCGCCCTGGACCCGCTGGGGGAGCGCGATCGGGCGCTGGAACTGCTGGAGTCCGCGCATGCCCGCGCGCCCTCGGAGCCGGGACCGGCCTGTAGCCTGGCCATGGCGCTGCTGGAACGGGGCGAGGACGCGCGGGCCGATCAGGTGCTCGAGCCCGTGCTGGCCGTGCATCCCGACCACCCCCGCGCGAACCTCTACGCGGCCATGGCCCTGGCGAAGACGGATCCCACCCACGCGCGCACCCTGCTGTCGACGGTGCGGGGGGATCCGGAGCTGCGGCGCGAAGCGCAGGCCCTGGATCTCGTGTTGTCCAAACACGAGCCCTCGGTTTGAGCGCCCAGCCGCAGCGGGCGTCACCCTTCTTCTTGTCGCCGTCGCAATTGAACACGAGGCCGCTGGTTCGCTTCCAGCCGGGCAGATGCCCGCGGTTCAACTCCTGTCACAGACAACCTTGGCGTTGCGCAACTCATAGCTCATCAGCTCATCGAACCAGCGCATCTCGGGCGCTCGCTCCAGCCGGATGCCCGGCACTCGCAGCAGCCGATCGAGGAACACGCGCGTTTCGTGCATCGCCACCTGCGCGCCCGGGCAGCGATGATTGCCGTCACCGAAGCTCATATAGGAACCGAGCACCTTCATCCGCCTGGCGCGGTCGGGATCGATCATGTGCGGGCAGGGGCCCGTCACGGCCTCGTCGGTGTTCGCCGCCCGGATGTCAATGGCGACGACCGACCCGGCGGCGATGGACCCCGCCGCGGCCAGCTGCGTCTCCTCGGCGGCGCGCCGGTGCAGCATCGCCGCTACCGGCTCCAGGCGCAGGATCTCCTCGAGGATCGCGAACTGCTCGTCTTCACCGCCGTTCAAGAAGCGCTCGCGCAGCGCGTCGCGCTCGAACAGATGCCACGCGGCCATCACGATGAACTCGCGCGTGGTGACCATGCCCGCGACGGCGTAGGTCATGCACTCGATCAGGATCGCCTGATCCGAGTAGCCCTCGTCAAGCAGATGCGAGATCACATCGTCCCGGCGCTTCTCGCGCCGCGCGGCGATCGCCGGGCGCACGTCGCGCAAGAAGAAGGAAAGCCCGTGGTAGCGTTGAGTGGCCGCCGCGACGAGACGGCCGACCGGCCCCCACTTGCGGAGGCCGCCCGACGGAAGCGTGGCGCGGATCCGCGCGGCCATGCCGATCTGGTCGCTCTGGGTGAGACCCACGATCTCGGCCGCGACCGCCACCGCGAGCTGGAAGCTGCTCCTGTCGAGCATGGCGCCGCCCTGGGCCCGCATGGAGGCCAGCAGCTCGTCGGTCGTGCGCTCCATCACCTCGCGGTAGCGGGTGGAGATGGCCTTGGGGGTGAAGAAACGGGCGATGGCGGCACGCCGACGACGGTGCGGCTCGCCGTCGAGAAAGAACACCGAGCGCTGGCTCGGATCGTCCTTCTTGCCCGCGTCCGCGTCGGCACCCGCCTGCCTCATGGCACCGCTGCGCAAGACCTCGCGCGCGAAGGCGAAGCTGCCGGCCACTCGCGCGCCAGGCACCGGTGAAACCCGCTCCGCCGCGCCGCATGGGCGTACATGGCCTCGGAGATCGCGCTGCCCGCCGTGATGCGCCGCACATCCAGCTTCTCCAACTCGGCGGCGGGGGCGAGGGTGGGGCGGGCCATGATGTTCACCGGCTACGGCCCGGCCGCGCGTTATGTCCGCTGGACTGACGGCGGCATGGACTCCGAGTGGTGGTGGGGCCACTACGGTGTCGTGATGGATGACGCGGTCGTTGCCGTGTTCCGGTAGCCCCGCCTCCCGCTCACTCAAGTAAGCCCTGGCCGCTCGCTGCCTCGAGCCCTGGCTGGCAAGAGGGCGTTCGCCTTGCCCGGTGCGGGAAGGAACGCCCTCCGCCTTCAACGGCGTGTCATCAAAGAGTGGGGCGCATGCACACCCACCTGTTGAAGGGGATGTCCTGGCAATAACACTCGCCCAAGGTGCCATCGCCATACACACAGGCCCCCTCGGACAACGGATTGCAGACCCTGTTCTGCATCGTGTCACAGGACATGAGGAGTCCCGCCTTCTCCTGCTGCTCGGGCGTTCCGTTCCCGGCGTCGGCTGGAATTTCCCCTCCACATCCCAGTCCCATGGCAGCTGCGAGGAAGGCGGAAACGAAGATACGTCGAAGCATGAGTGAAGCCCCTTTCACCTTGGCTGAAGCGCAATAGGACATAGCGTATGGGGGCATCAGTCAAGATTTTCGCGCCTCCACCATCAGGTAACAGATGGACGGGCCTCCGGTGCTTGGTTCACTCACCACGAATTCGCCTGGAGGACTTCGGATGTTCACCCATCGGTTTGGTCGACGCGTGCTTGGCGTAACGCTGCTGCTGTGGCTCTCGGGTTGTGAGAAGGATGAGGGCCTGGTTTGTGACCGGCTCGCGCCCCGGCTGCAGCACGCGCTCGAGGAGGCCACCTTGGCCGAGGATCTCCCCGGGGTCACCGTCTCGCTGCGTCTCCAGGACTGTACGTGGCGGGGCGCGATGGGCGATTCCAGGGTGGAGCCCGCCACCGGGCTGAAGGTCGAGGACCGGCTGCGCGTGGGCAGCATCACCAAGAACTTCGTCTCCGTGGTGGCACTGCAGCTCCAGGCCGAGGGGAAGCTGTCCCTGGACGCGCCGCTGGCCACCTGGGTGCCGGACTTTCCCCGTGCGGACCTCATCTCCGTGCGCCAGCTCCTCAACCACACGAGCGGCGCGTTCAACTACACCCAGAGCCAGGACTTCCTCGCCCAGGTAGAGGCGAACCCCGGGAAGACGTGGGCCGCCGAGGAGCTCATCGCGCTGGGCGCCGCGAAGTCCCCCTCCTTCGAACCAGGGACGGGCTGGGAGTACTCCAATACCAACTACATCCTCCTCGGCCACATCCTCGAGTCGGTGACGGGGACGCCGTTGGCGCAGCAAATTCGCACGCGCATCCTCGAGCCCCTGGACCTGGACAGCACGGGGATGGACGGCGCCGAGCCGCTGCCGCCCCTCGTCGTGCGGGGCTATTCGCGGGACCCACGCGATGGCTCGTGGAGGGACTTCACCGACTTCGTCCATCCGTCCGCGGCCGGCGCGGCCGGTGCCCTGATCTCCAGCGCCGATGACCTCAGCGCCTTCTATCAGGCCCTCTTCGAGGGCTCGCTGCTCGCCTCGGAGCAGCTCGCGGAGATGACCGACTGGGTGGCGACGCCCGTCCCAGGCATGCCCGGGTATGGCCTGGGCATGGTGCGGGCCGACACCCCCGTGGGGCCTGGCAATGGCCATGACGGTGCCATCCCCGGGTTCTCCTCCCTGGCCTTCTACCTGCCCGAGCGCAAGGCCTCACTCGCGGTGCTGACCAACCGCGAGGGGGCCTCCGTGTCGGGTGTCACCAGCAGGCTGCTGAAGGTGCTCGCCACGGAGTGAGGCGGTTCCTGCGTGCGCCGCCAGTGCGTGGTGCAGCGGCGGCCGTCCAGCCATCCGAGGCACATGCGTATAAACGCTACCGGAGCCCGGAAAAGGTGGCGCGGACTTCCTCCACGAAGGCCGCCGGTTGCTCCAGCGCCGCGAAATGACCACCCCGCTCCAACTCGTTGAAGTGGACGAGGTTGGCGAAGCGGGGTTCCGCCCAGCGTCGGGACAGCCGCACCTGCTCGCCGGGAAACATGCTGATGCCGGCCGGCGTCGGCATGGGCATGGTTGGCATGCCACCTTGCTTCATCGCCTGCGCGCTTTCCCAGTACAAGCGCGCGGAGCTCGGCCCGGCGTTTGGCAACCAGTAGAGCATGATGTCGTCCAGCATCTCATCGAGCGTGAACACGCGCTCCGGATCGCCGCCGCTGTCCGAGACGTCCTGGAATAGCGCATAGATCCACGCGGCCAGTCCGACAGGTGAGTCCGCGAGGCTGAACGCGACGGACTGTGGCCGGGTATTCTGGAGCTTGTAATAGCCAGAGAACTGCTCGTCATAGCGTTGCGCGTCAGCAAGCATCTTCCGCTCGTGAGCGTCAGCATTCGCACGTTCCTCGCCGGTCGGTTGGAACATCACCATATTGAGGTGGATACCGATCAGGCCGGCTGGTGCCATGTAGCCGAGCGTCGTCGTGACCCCCGCTCCCCAGTCGCCGCCCTGCGCGGCCCAACGCTCATAGCCCAGCCTCTGCATCAACGAGCTCCACGCGCTGGCGATGCGCCCGATGTGCCACCCTGGCCCGGTGGGCTTGTCGGAAAAGCCAAACCCCGGCAGCGACGGGATGACGAGATGGAAGGCGTCAGACGCCTTGCCGCCATGCGCGACCGGGTTCGTGAGGGGCCCTATCACGTCACGGAACTCCAGCACCGACCCTGGCCAGCCATGCGTCATGAGGAGCGGCAACGCCTCTGGCTCGGGCGAGCGGATGTGCAGGAAATGGATGCCAAGTCCGTCGATCTCGGTGCGATACTGGCCGAAGCCGTTGAGCAACGCTTCGCACCGGCGCCAGTCATAGCCATCGCGCCACCGCTCCGCGAGCGCACGAATCCTGGCGAGCGGCGGACCCTGGCGGGTGTCCTCGACCGTCCCCGGATCGGGCCAGCGGGTGTGCATCAGCCGCGCACGCAGGTCGTCCAGTTCGGACTGCGGCACGGACAGGTGAAACGGCTCGATGCGGCCAGTCATCAGGAACACTCCAGTTCGGGATGGGGAGTTATACGGGGCCGGCGAGGACGTCTTCGACGGACGTCCAATTCGTCTTGCCATACCGTTCATTATCGAGGGGGGAAAGCTTGCCCCGGCCGCTCGACATGTCGCGGAGATATTGCATCCCCTGCCAGGCAGGGAATGGCGCATCCGTCTTGGGTGAGAGTGTGCGGGCAATCTTGATGACAACACCGAACAGACCCATCCCGCCCGCACGGAACAACGTGTAGCGTTGACCGCTCAACCGCGTCATGATGCCAGCCAGGTCACGGGGGCTCGCGGAGGCTCCGGCGACCCGCAGGAAGCGAGGCGCGTCGGCATCCAGGGCGACGTCGGCGGTATAATCGGCCACATCGTCCTTCGTGGTGAAGTCAAGCAGTTGATCGGCATCGCCCCAGTAAAGGATCCGGCGACGGTTGCGCAGGATGATGGGGGCCTCTCCCGTCAGCAGATCCGTGAACATCCCATTCAACACGGAGTGAGCGCGAATGGGTGCTTGATCCACCCGAGCCATGAAAGAGCGACGAAGGTCCAGGTTGCGGTTGTCGCCAGGTCGCGTCTTGGTGAAGTCGAGCGAGAAATCAGACGGCATGAATCGCGGCACGCCGGCCGCGACCGCGGCGTCGAGCAGTTGGCTTTGCAGGCCAATGATCGTCGGTTCCAACCCGTTGAGAACGGAAACGACGCAGGCGGCGCCGGCGCAGGCGCGTTCGAGCGCCGCGGCATCGTCGAAGTCGACTTCGACGGGGGTCGCGCCGGTAGCTCGCACCGCGGCTTTTCTCGTCTCCGAAGTGCCCGCCCGAACCAGTGCGCGGACCTGCGCGTGTCTCCGGGTCAACGCGCTCGCGAGGCGTCCGCCCAGGTCTCCGGTTGCCCCCGCGACAGCGATGATCTGACCGGTACCGTCCATCATGGCGCCCACTCCCCTTCGTGCGCGTCACTCCACTCCTCGAGCGTCATCCTGGCCACGTCACACGTCCCCTCGATGAATTAACTGAACGATGCCGTTCAGTTGAAATGAGCGGGGAAGTAGCCTATGCGTTCCGGTCATGCAAGGGAAAAGCACCTCTCCCAAGAAAGCTCCGGCGGCTCGAAGGGGCCGGGGTGGTCGTCCGTCGGCGGAGCAGGCCGGCGAAGTCGATCGCCGTATCCTGGAGGCGGCTACACGTTTGTTCTTGCACCTTGGCTTCGAGGCGACGAGTTGTGATGAGGTCGCGGTTCAGGCAGGCGCGGGCAAGGCCAGCATCTATGCGCGATACGCCAACAAGGAGGAGCTGTTCACCGCGGTGGTCCGCCACAGCGTCGGGTGCATGCTTGCACCGTCCAAGGACCTCCCGGTCGGCCTGACGCTGCGGGAGCGGTTGCGTACCGTGGGGAACGGCATCCTGGCCCATGCACTTCAGCCCGGGGTGGTTGCCTTGATGCGGGTGGTGATTACAACCGCCTATCGCCTGCCGGAACTTGCTCGACTTACGGACAGGATTGGACGGGACCGCGGTATACAACTTGTCGCGGAGGCGATCGCGGGCCCGCAATCAGGGACCACCGCGGCAATCGAGCGAGCATTGCCAGCCGCCGCCAAGTTCATCGACCTGGTGTTCGTACCGCATCAAATGCGCGCGCTGCTGGGTGACGATCTGGACGAGCTGGCAGCCAAGGCAACCCACAGCATCGACGAAGCCATCGACCTTCTTTCTCGCGGAGGATGGCTCAACGGGTGGGAGTAGCACCGGGCGGGTGTCGGTCTACTCGTCGAACTCCGCGTGCATGACGACGTCGCAGAACCCGGGAATCGGCAGGTGCTCCCGCTCTCGGCCGACCTCGCCCATGAGGGGCATCGATTCCCGCCGCCTCCACTCTGCCTACTGGCGCACGACGCGCTTGAGCTTGAAGGGCGAGGGGGACTCGCTCATCGTGTAATAGCTCGTCCCGGTGGAGTCGTACTCGATGGCCTCGCCCTGGCCTTCCACGGTGTCCGTCAGGGAGACGGGGAGGGCGGCGAAGGCGGTCTCGAAGGCCGCGCCCGGGGCGGCGCGGAACTCATACACCTAGCGGTAGGTGCGCAGCAGGAAGCGGTTGGCACACGGGTGGATGTTGCCCGAGGTGGCGGCGGCGTAGTTGGTGTCCGTGGTGGTGGGCAGCTGGAGGTCGGACACGAAGACGAGCGTGGACAGGGTGCCCGGGGCCGGCAGCGGCTGCGGGAACTTGTAGACCTTGCTCGCGCCCGCGTAGGACTTGGTGATGATGTAGATGTCGCCCGTGGTGGGGTGGACCATGATGGTCTCCGCGTCCTTGGGCGTGTCCGGGTACTGGAACGGGAAGGCCTGCGCGGTGAGGCTGCCGCTCGTCTGGCCCGCGCCGAGGTTCGGCTCCGGGATGCGGTAGACGGCGAAGGTGGAGGGCGGCGTGGGGAAGTTGGCGCTCGAGCGGCCGATGTCCCCCATGTAGATGCACTTGCCGGTGGGGCAGGGCCCGGTGGCGACGTCCTCCCAGTCCGCGGGCGTCACGTTGGACACGTTGAAGGTGCCCAGGGTGCTCGCGTCCGTGGTGCTGATGGCGACGATGGCGGTGGTGTCCTCGTTGTGCACGTAGAGGACGCCCGGGGTGAGGCGGCTGGCCGCGAGGCCTGATGGCTCCACGATGGCGGTGGCCGTCACGGTGCCCTGGGTGGTGTACGTGGTGGCGAAGGTGTCGCCCACGCCGCAGGAGGAGGACGCGTTCGCCGCCCGGAGCGCGACGACCTGGGCGGTGTTCGTCTGTGCGTAGGGCGAGCTGCCGTTGAACGCGGGCTGCGCGCCCGCCACGCCCAGGTCCTTGTAGGCCGCGTTGAAGAGCAGGCCGGTGGACGAGGACACGAGGCAGGTGTCGAACGGCTCGGTGAAGCCCGCCGGCGGGACGATGGGGCTGGCCGGGCACGCGGCGCCGGTCCAGATCTGCGCGCCGAACCACACCGCGACACCGTTGGCGGTGGTGGTGGTGATGGCGGGCGTGTCGAAGCTGGCGGTGGTGCCGTTCTTCTGGCCGCTCTGCGCGTCAATGGGGTTGGCCGTGTCCGCGCCGGAGAAGGCCGAGATGCTGCCAGCCATGTAACTGGCGAGATCGATGGCGAACGCGTAGCTGGCGGGCTCGGACGCCGTCGCGACCTTGTAGAAGACCCACGACTTGAGCTGCGACGCGCTCTGGTCCGAGCGCAGGAGCGTCCAGCCCGCGGGAGGCGTCGCCACCGCGGCCACGTTGTTGCGGTTGACGAGGTGCGCCAGGAGCACGTCGCCCGCCACCGTGCCCGTGGGCTTCGTGATGCTCAGCGAGGTGATGCTTTTGCCGGTCGCCGTGGAGCCGCTCCGGTACGCCACCGTGGACAGCGCCCGTGGGGTGGCGCTGACCTCGGCCGCGACCCCGTCCTGCTCGGAAGGAAGAGGAGCGTCCCTGTCCAGCGGACCACACCCCGCGAGCGCGAACAGCGACACCGAACACAGCCTGCGTAGAAGAGCCTGATTGAAGAACCGCAAGTTCACTCCCGCCTGGATGGTGATGCGACACGAACGTCCACGAGAACCCCAGATGTTCTCGCTCGAATTTCGACAAAACGGCAATTCACGCCTATAATGTTTTTCATGAAAACACAACGATGGCGGTGACCCTCACCCTGGCGGGTGCGGCCACGGTGGCGACCCCAGGCTGCGGGGGCGGCGAGGCGGAGGACGCGGCCCATAACGCGCGCGTCATGCTCGTGGATGCCATTGTCTGGAGGCGTGCCGGATGGGCCCGGGGAACGCTCCTCCCGGGCCCTCGGGCATCATGTCGATTCCGATGACCCGAAGCCAGCCGCGAGAGTCTCCGTAGGAGCCAGGGCAAACTTCAACCTCC
The DNA window shown above is from Cystobacter fuscus DSM 2262 and carries:
- a CDS encoding tetratricopeptide repeat protein: MKTNLYRDGMARLEAGDVKEGRRLLEEALRASPDDAEVMHGLALALDPLGERDRALELLESAHARAPSEPGPACSLAMALLERGEDARADQVLEPVLAVHPDHPRANLYAAMALAKTDPTHARTLLSTVRGDPELRREAQALDLVLSKHEPSV
- a CDS encoding cytochrome P450, yielding MAGSFAFAREVLRSGAMRQAGADADAGKKDDPSQRSVFFLDGEPHRRRRAAIARFFTPKAISTRYREVMERTTDELLASMRAQGGAMLDRSSFQLAVAVAAEIVGLTQSDQIGMAARIRATLPSGGLRKWGPVGRLVAAATQRYHGLSFFLRDVRPAIAARREKRRDDVISHLLDEGYSDQAILIECMTYAVAGMVTTREFIVMAAWHLFERDALRERFLNGGEDEQFAILEEILRLEPVAAMLHRRAAEETQLAAAGSIAAGSVVAIDIRAANTDEAVTGPCPHMIDPDRARRMKVLGSYMSFGDGNHRCPGAQVAMHETRVFLDRLLRVPGIRLERAPEMRWFDELMSYELRNAKVVCDRS
- a CDS encoding serine hydrolase domain-containing protein encodes the protein MFTHRFGRRVLGVTLLLWLSGCEKDEGLVCDRLAPRLQHALEEATLAEDLPGVTVSLRLQDCTWRGAMGDSRVEPATGLKVEDRLRVGSITKNFVSVVALQLQAEGKLSLDAPLATWVPDFPRADLISVRQLLNHTSGAFNYTQSQDFLAQVEANPGKTWAAEELIALGAAKSPSFEPGTGWEYSNTNYILLGHILESVTGTPLAQQIRTRILEPLDLDSTGMDGAEPLPPLVVRGYSRDPRDGSWRDFTDFVHPSAAGAAGALISSADDLSAFYQALFEGSLLASEQLAEMTDWVATPVPGMPGYGLGMVRADTPVGPGNGHDGAIPGFSSLAFYLPERKASLAVLTNREGASVSGVTSRLLKVLATE
- a CDS encoding epoxide hydrolase family protein, producing MTGRIEPFHLSVPQSELDDLRARLMHTRWPDPGTVEDTRQGPPLARIRALAERWRDGYDWRRCEALLNGFGQYRTEIDGLGIHFLHIRSPEPEALPLLMTHGWPGSVLEFRDVIGPLTNPVAHGGKASDAFHLVIPSLPGFGFSDKPTGPGWHIGRIASAWSSLMQRLGYERWAAQGGDWGAGVTTTLGYMAPAGLIGIHLNMVMFQPTGEERANADAHERKMLADAQRYDEQFSGYYKLQNTRPQSVAFSLADSPVGLAAWIYALFQDVSDSGGDPERVFTLDEMLDDIMLYWLPNAGPSSARLYWESAQAMKQGGMPTMPMPTPAGISMFPGEQVRLSRRWAEPRFANLVHFNELERGGHFAALEQPAAFVEEVRATFSGLR
- a CDS encoding NmrA family NAD(P)-binding protein, translated to MMDGTGQIIAVAGATGDLGGRLASALTRRHAQVRALVRAGTSETRKAAVRATGATPVEVDFDDAAALERACAGAACVVSVLNGLEPTIIGLQSQLLDAAVAAGVPRFMPSDFSLDFTKTRPGDNRNLDLRRSFMARVDQAPIRAHSVLNGMFTDLLTGEAPIILRNRRRILYWGDADQLLDFTTKDDVADYTADVALDADAPRFLRVAGASASPRDLAGIMTRLSGQRYTLFRAGGMGLFGVVIKIARTLSPKTDAPFPAWQGMQYLRDMSSGRGKLSPLDNERYGKTNWTSVEDVLAGPV
- a CDS encoding TetR/AcrR family transcriptional regulator; amino-acid sequence: MQGKSTSPKKAPAARRGRGGRPSAEQAGEVDRRILEAATRLFLHLGFEATSCDEVAVQAGAGKASIYARYANKEELFTAVVRHSVGCMLAPSKDLPVGLTLRERLRTVGNGILAHALQPGVVALMRVVITTAYRLPELARLTDRIGRDRGIQLVAEAIAGPQSGTTAAIERALPAAAKFIDLVFVPHQMRALLGDDLDELAAKATHSIDEAIDLLSRGGWLNGWE
- a CDS encoding cell wall anchor protein is translated as MSLFALAGCGPLDRDAPLPSEQDGVAAEVSATPRALSTVAYRSGSTATGKSITSLSITKPTGTVAGDVLLAHLVNRNNVAAVATPPAGWTLLRSDQSASQLKSWVFYKVATASEPASYAFAIDLASYMAGSISAFSGADTANPIDAQSGQKNGTTASFDTPAITTTTANGVAVWFGAQIWTGAACPASPIVPPAGFTEPFDTCLVSSSTGLLFNAAYKDLGVAGAQPAFNGSSPYAQTNTAQVVALRAANASSSCGVGDTFATTYTTQGTVTATAIVEPSGLAASRLTPGVLYVHNEDTTAIVAISTTDASTLGTFNVSNVTPADWEDVATGPCPTGKCIYMGDIGRSSANFPTPPSTFAVYRIPEPNLGAGQTSGSLTAQAFPFQYPDTPKDAETIMVHPTTGDIYIITKSYAGASKVYKFPQPLPAPGTLSTLVFVSDLQLPTTTDTNYAAATSGNIHPCANRFLLRTYR